In a genomic window of Pelecanus crispus isolate bPelCri1 chromosome 1, bPelCri1.pri, whole genome shotgun sequence:
- the PMM1 gene encoding phosphomannomutase 1 → MAAARGRVLCLFDVDGTLTPARQKIEPEVDAFLRELRERVHIGVVGGSDYAKIAEQLGDGDEVIDKFDYVFAENGTVQYKNGQLVSKQAIQDHLGEELLQDLINFCLNYMALLKLPKKRGTFIEFRNGMLNISPIGRSCTPEERIEFSELDKKERIREKFVAALQREFAGKGLRFSRGGMISFDVFPEGWDKRYCLNVLDDERFDTIHFFGNETTPGGNDYEIYDDPRTVGHSVQSPQDTVQRCREIFFPERANEC, encoded by the exons ATGGCGGCAGCACGGGGTCGGGTGCTGTGCCTCTTCGATGTGGATGGGACCCTGACGCCGGCTCGGCAG AAAATCGAGCCGGAGGTGGACGCGTTCCTGCGGGAGCTGCGGGAGAGGGTGCACATCGGCGTGGTGGGAGGCTCCGACTACGCCAAGATAGCCGAGCAGCTGGGGGACGGGGACGAAG TCATCGATAAGTTTGACTACGTCTTTGCAGAGAACGGCACGGTGCAATACAAGAACGGGCAGCTGGTCTCCAAGCAG GCCATTCAGGATCACTTgggggaagagctgctgcaggatcTGATCAACTTCTGTCTCAACTACATGGCGCTGCTGAAGCTGCCCAAGAAACG AGGAACCTTCATCGAGTTTCGCAACGGGATGCTGAACATCTCGCCCATCGGACGGAGCTGCACACCGGAGGAGCGAATCGAGTTCTCCGAGCTGGACAAG AAAGAGCGGATTCGGGAGAAGTTTGTGGCAGCATTGCAGAGGGAGTTTGCTGGCAAAGGCCTGCGTTTCTCTCGAG GTGGCATGATCAGCTTTGACGTCTTCCCAGAGGGCTGGGACAAGCGCTACTGCCTCAACGTGCTTGATGACGAGAGATTTGACACCATCCACTTCTTTGGGAATGAGACGACCCCT GGAGGGAACGATTATGAAATCTATGACGATCCCCGCACAGTGGGACACAGTGTCCAGTCCCCCCAGGACACAGTCCAGCGATGCCGCGAAATCTTCTTTCCAGAGAGAGCAAATGAGTGCTGA